A window from Sus scrofa isolate TJ Tabasco breed Duroc chromosome 2, Sscrofa11.1, whole genome shotgun sequence encodes these proteins:
- the CD14 gene encoding monocyte differentiation antigen CD14 precursor (The RefSeq protein has 2 substitutions compared to this genomic sequence) yields the protein MVRLPCPLLLLLPLLRVSAATPEPCQIDDEDVRCVCNFTHPQPDWSSALQCVAAVEVEIRGGGRSLDEFLLKSASANPKQYADMLKALRLRRLTVGAARVPAQILALVLHALGFSRLKELTLEDLEVTGQVPPPLQETPGPALTTLRLRNVSWATGGAWLGELQQWLQPSLKVLKVAQASSLAFPCAQLRAFPALTTLDLSDNPGLGERGLTAALCPRKFPALEDLALRNAGVETPSGVCAALAGAGVQPHRLDLSHNSLRATAAGARECVWPAALSSLNLSFAELEQVPKGLPPKLTVLDLSCNKLNRAPRPEELPAVDDLTLEGNPYMDPEALQHQEDPMASGVVPPCARSALTMGVSGTLALLQGARGFA from the exons ATG GTGCGCTTGCCCTGCccgttgctgctgctgctgcccctgctgcGTGTGTCTGCGGCCACCCCGGAGCCCTGCCAAATAGACGACGAAGACGTCCGCTGCGTCTGCAACTTCACGCATCCGCAGCCGGACTGGTCCAGCGCCCTGCAGTGCGTGGCTGCCGTCGAGGTGGAGATCCGCGGCGGCGGCCGGAGCCTGGAAGAGTTCCTTTTAAAGAGCGCCAGCGCCAACCCGAAGCAGTACGCGGACATGCTCAAGGCGCTGCGCTTGCGGCGACTCACGGTGGGCGCTGCGCGGGTTCCTGCTCAGATTCTGGCCCTGGTCCTGCATGCGCTCGGGTTCTCCCGCCTCAAGGAACTGACGCTCGAGGACCTGGAGGTAACCGGCCAGGTACCGCCGCCGCTTCAGGAAACGCCGGGACCTGCGCTCACCACCCTCAGACTCCGTAATGTGTCGTGGGCCACCGGAGGTGCCTGGCTCGGCGAACTGCAGCAGTGGCTCCAGCCAAGCCTCAAGGTACTGAAAGTGGCGCAAGCAAGCTCGCTTGCCTTTCCGTGCGCCCAGCTTCGCGCCTTCCCGGCTCTCACCACCCTGGACCTATCTGACAATCCCGGGCTGGGCGAGCGCGGGCTGACTGCAGCTCTCTGTCCGCGCAAGTTCCCGGCCCTCGAGGATCTGGCGCTGCGCAACGCGGGGATGGAGACACCCAGCGGCGTGTGCGCGGCGCTGGCGGGGGCGGGCGTGCAACCCCACCGCCTGGACCTCAGTCACAACTCGCTGCGCGCCACCGCCGCGGGCGCCCGGGAGTGTGTCTGGCCTGCCGCCCTGAGCTCTCTCAATTTGTCATTCGCTGAGCTGGAGCAAGTGCCTAAAGGACTGCCGCCCAAGCTCACCGTGCTTGATCTCAGCTGCAACAAGCTGAACAGAGCGCCGCGGCCAGAGGAGCTGCCCGCCGTGGATGACCTGACCCTGGAAGGGAATCCCTATATGGATCCTGAAGCCCTCCAGCACCAGGAAGACCCGATGGCCTCTGGCGTGGTCCCACCCTGTGCGCGTTCCGCCTTGACCATGGGGGTGTCGGGAACCCTGGCGCTGCTTCAGGGAGCCCGGGGCTTCGCCTAA